A single window of Cydia pomonella isolate Wapato2018A unplaced genomic scaffold, ilCydPomo1 PGA_scaffold_206, whole genome shotgun sequence DNA harbors:
- the LOC133533826 gene encoding elongation of very long chain fatty acids protein 7-like isoform X2, translating into MFVLKWGPAYMKNRPAYNLEKVLIMYNALQVLICARIFIGSLIYAWAFDYKWLCEPVDYSTDEKAMRVARYVYYYFLVKILDLADTVFFVLRKKNSHVSFLHVYHHTGMVMLTWGAATYFPGGHGTLIGVINSFVHVIMYGYYLLTVAMPSMKESMWWKKYITQMQILQFLMIVVHMATLVWKTDCAYPRWIAAVFLPQNLFMLILFIDFYIKAYIKPKKAKLNGLQNRHNGLQNGHSNGVHLKNGKNGVHKKIE; encoded by the exons ATGTTTGTACTCAAATGGGGCCCGGCCTATATGAAGAACCGGCCCGCTTACAATTTGGAAAAGGTCCTTATTATGTACAATGCGTTACAGGTGTTAATATGTGCACGGATATTTATAggg TCTCTAATCTACGCCTGGGCGTTCGATTACAAATGGCTGTGTGAGCCCGTAGACTACTCAACAGATGAGAAGGCGATGCGTGTGGCTCGATACGTGTACTACTACTTCCTTGTCAAGATTCTGGACCTGGCGGATACC GTATTCTTCGTGCTCCGTAAGAAGAACAGCCACGTATCCTTCTTGCACGTCTACCATCACACAGGCATGGTTATGTTGACATGGGGCGCTGCTACATACTTCccag GGGGCCACGGAACATTAATTGGCGTGATCAACTCATTCGTCCACGTGATCATGTACGGGTACTATCTGCTGACCGTGGCCATGCCGAGCATGAAGGAATCCATGTGGTGGAAGAAATACATCACGCAAATGCAAATT TTGCAGTTCCTGATGATCGTAGTTCACATGGCGACCCTGGTCTGGAAGACCGACTGCGCCTACCCCCGCTGGATAGCAGCTGTATTCCTACCCCAAAACCTCTTCATGCTCATATTGTTCATAGACTTTTACATAAAAGCTTACATCAAGCCTAAGAAGGCCAAACTAAACGGTCTGCAAAATAGACACAATGGTCTCCAAAATGGTCACAGTAATGGTGTTCATCTCAAAAATGGAAAAAACGGTGTTCATAAAAAGATAGAgtag
- the LOC133533826 gene encoding elongation of very long chain fatty acids protein 7-like isoform X1, producing MALILKAAWQGYRYVFEELTDPRTNKWFLCARPYQGLTLLGLYLMFVLKWGPAYMKNRPAYNLEKVLIMYNALQVLICARIFIGSLIYAWAFDYKWLCEPVDYSTDEKAMRVARYVYYYFLVKILDLADTVFFVLRKKNSHVSFLHVYHHTGMVMLTWGAATYFPGGHGTLIGVINSFVHVIMYGYYLLTVAMPSMKESMWWKKYITQMQILQFLMIVVHMATLVWKTDCAYPRWIAAVFLPQNLFMLILFIDFYIKAYIKPKKAKLNGLQNRHNGLQNGHSNGVHLKNGKNGVHKKIE from the exons ATGGCGCTGATATTGAAAGCGGCTTGGCAGGGATATAGATACGTGTTCGAGGAGCTTACTG aTCCAAGAACAAACAAATGGTTCCTCTGCGCCAGACCGTACCAGGGTCTAACACTCCTCGGCCTGTATCTCATGTTTGTACTCAAATGGGGCCCGGCCTATATGAAGAACCGGCCCGCTTACAATTTGGAAAAGGTCCTTATTATGTACAATGCGTTACAGGTGTTAATATGTGCACGGATATTTATAggg TCTCTAATCTACGCCTGGGCGTTCGATTACAAATGGCTGTGTGAGCCCGTAGACTACTCAACAGATGAGAAGGCGATGCGTGTGGCTCGATACGTGTACTACTACTTCCTTGTCAAGATTCTGGACCTGGCGGATACC GTATTCTTCGTGCTCCGTAAGAAGAACAGCCACGTATCCTTCTTGCACGTCTACCATCACACAGGCATGGTTATGTTGACATGGGGCGCTGCTACATACTTCccag GGGGCCACGGAACATTAATTGGCGTGATCAACTCATTCGTCCACGTGATCATGTACGGGTACTATCTGCTGACCGTGGCCATGCCGAGCATGAAGGAATCCATGTGGTGGAAGAAATACATCACGCAAATGCAAATT TTGCAGTTCCTGATGATCGTAGTTCACATGGCGACCCTGGTCTGGAAGACCGACTGCGCCTACCCCCGCTGGATAGCAGCTGTATTCCTACCCCAAAACCTCTTCATGCTCATATTGTTCATAGACTTTTACATAAAAGCTTACATCAAGCCTAAGAAGGCCAAACTAAACGGTCTGCAAAATAGACACAATGGTCTCCAAAATGGTCACAGTAATGGTGTTCATCTCAAAAATGGAAAAAACGGTGTTCATAAAAAGATAGAgtag